The Candidozyma auris chromosome 1, complete sequence genome includes a region encoding these proteins:
- a CDS encoding putative phosphoric monoester hydrolase yields the protein MSANIPAIVFTDWDGTVTLEDSNDYLTENLGFGRPKRLEVNDEILYGKKSFKQGFSEMLASIPTPFPECIDFLLKNIKLDPGFKEFFQWADSRGIPVVVVSSGMTPIIHALLEKLVGSHAVDKILIMSNEVEVNDETGKWNIKYKHPESGFGHDKSLSIKEYLADKGFKENNMPPLFYCGDGVSDLSAAKETNLLFAKHGKDLIKYCRMEGIPYTEFNDFAEITDKIKSIVDGGKSYKDYIEN from the coding sequence ATGTCTGCCAACATTCCTGCAATTGTCTTTACTGACTGGGACGGAACTGTCACTCTCGAGGATTCCAATGATTACTTGACTGAAAACCTTGGTTTTGGTCGTCCAAAGAGATTGGAGGTAAACGATGAAATTTTATATGGAAAGAAGTCCTTCAAGCAAGGATTCTCTGAAATGTTGGCGTCGATTCCAACTCCTTTTCCCGAGTGCAttgacttcttgttgaagaacatcaagCTCGATCCTGGCTTCAAGGAATTCTTCCAATGGGCCGATTCTAGAGGTATTCCTGTGGTGGTTGTTAGCAGCGGTATGACGCCTATCATCCATGCTTTGCTCGAGAAGTTGGTTGGCTCACATGCTGTTGACAAAATCTTGATCATGTCCAAcgaagttgaagtcaatgacGAAACTGGTAAATGGAATATCAAGTACAAGCATCCGGAAAGTGGTTTCGGCCATGACAAGAGCCTTTCCATCAAGGAGTATTTGGCTGATAAAGGCTTCAAGGAGAATAACATGCCACCATTGTTTTAttgtggtgatggtgtCAGTGACTTGTCCGCTGCGAAAGAGACAAATTTGTTGTTCGCTAAACACGGCAAggatttgatcaagtaTTGCAGAATGGAAGGAATTCCATACACTGAATTCAACGATTTCGCCGAGATCACTGACAAAATTAAGTCAATCGTCGATGGTGGTAAGAGCTACAAGGATTACATCGAGAACTGA
- the RCK2 gene encoding serine/threonine protein kinase has protein sequence MFDNLRAFIRHGKSASVPQKNEMYNKDAKGDIPITDAEAELMQASESTLAGNSTLPSDLEYSDYTSGSSQDEVERCKKHTPSDNLPSSEHKHQKHMKNEFDQNEDHAFQRAEYQHNNENYEYATRLVEEERKQRKRKYPNLEQYEMMEKLGDGAFSVVYKAVHRETGKHVAVKVLRKYQMDNAQKQAVLKEVIIMRQLKHPNIVNFIEFIESDPYYYIVQELVGGGEIFSAIVNYTYLSEDLSRHVIYQTALAVRYLHEEVGIVHRDIKPENLLFYPIEFKPSLNPIAKLRRSDDPKTKKDEGEFTPGVGGGTIGTVKLADFGLSKQIWSHNTKTPCGTVGYTAPEIVKDEKYSKEVDMWALGCVLYTVLCGFPPFYDERIETLTEKVASGEYTFLAPWWDEISAGAKYCVSRLLTVDPKHRYTIDELLQDPWLREAGRAYEKPNLSSRPYTSSQIGRLQSSIYKNELYSPAATAMREAFDISAAVHRAGEENALQNNIRNALPGMTEEEDEESIGIKSQVQKDTVDTEKSLFDLNLHGASILERRKNKALF, from the coding sequence ATGTTTGACAATTTAAGAGCGTTTATTAGACACGGAAAATCAGCCTCTGTACCGCAAAAGAACGAGATGTATAATAAGGACGCCAAGGGCGATATCCCCATCACGGATGCCGAAGCCGAACTTATGCAAGCTTCTGAGTCCACTTTAGCCGGAAACTCCACACTTCCGTCAGACCTCGAGTATTCTGACTACACTTCTGGATCTTCCCAGGACGAGGTCGAAAGATGCAAGAAACACACTCCTTCTGACAACTTGCCTCTGCTGGAACATAAGCACCAGAAGCATATGAAGAATGAGTTTGATCAAAACGAGGACCAcgctttccaaagagccGAGTATCAACACAATAATGAAAACTACGAGTATGCAACCAGACTCGTAGAGGAGGAGCGcaagcagagaaaaaggaagtaCCCTAATCTTGAGCAGTATGAAATGATGGAAAAGCTAGGTGATGGCGCTTTTTCGGTTGTCTACAAAGCAGTACATCGAGAAACAGGCAAGCACGTCGCCGTCAAGGTGCTTCGCAAGTATCAAATGGACAATGCACAGAAGCAAGCGGTGCTTAAAGAGGTCATCATCATGAGACAGCTCAAGCACCCCAACATAGTCAATTTCATTGAGTTCATCGAAAGTGATCCATACTACTATATTGTTCAGGagcttgttggtggtggcGAGATTTTCTCCGCTATTGTGAACTACACATACTTGTCTGAAGACTTATCACGTCATGTTATCTATCAGACAGCTTTGGCGGTGCGTTATCTACATGAGGAGGTTGGAATCGTTCACAGAGACATCAAACCAGAGAACCTACTCTTTTATCCTATCGAATTTAAGCCTTCTCTCAATCCTATTGCCAAGTTAAGAAGATCTGATGACCCAAAGACCAAGAAGGACGAGGGTGAGTTCACTCCAGGTGTTGGAGGCGGTACTATTGGAACTGTTAAACTCGCTGATTTCGGCCTCTCCAAGCAGATTTGGAGTCATAACACTAAGACTCCGTGCGGTACAGTCGGTTACACTGCCCCGGAGATCGTGAAGGACGAAAAATATTCCAAGGAGGTAGATATGTGGGCTCTTGGATGTGTGTTATACACTGTGTTATGCGGCTTCCCTCCATTTTATGATGAGCGTATAGAAACACTTACAGAAAAGGTTGCTAGCGGTGAGTACACATTTTTAGCTCCTTGGTGGGATGAAATTAGCGCTGGTGCAAAATATTGCGTTTCTCGCCTTCTCACGGTCGATCCTAAGCATCGTTACACAATTGACGAGCTTCTACAAGACCCTTGGTTGAGAGAAGCCGGAAGGGCATATGAAAAGCCTAACTTATCATCGCGTCCATACACATCATCTCAGATTGGGAGGTTGCAACTGTCCATCTACAAAAATGAACTTTATTCCCCTGCAGCTACAGCCATGCGTGAAGCCTTCGACATTTCAGCGGCAGTCCATCGTGCTGGTGAGGAAAATGCCTTACAAAACAATATTCGTAATGCGCTCCCAGGCATGacagaagaggaagatgaggagAGCATCGGAATCAAGAGCCAGGTCCAAAAGGATACTGTGGATACagagaagagcttgttTGACTTGAATCTTCATGGTGCTTCCATActagaaagaagaaagaataaaGCTTTATTTTAA
- a CDS encoding E3 ubiquitin-protein ligase IRC20 encodes MTVSEGDKTVVASEILEFDLELILNYAATETDGQLKTKKPKAKSEQKDEWFAVIERYVSSRCVSPVTLSRAALSGHLNRGIKSDQPGIFTFSTDTFDIKAGTTNPTVLVLQSRQKSVLKKGTFVSLNFTEEAERSLIFNELRFITNRLKKCKAHFDIPKMQLDIVLDTRTRSVEVDLSYKVVLEPSFYRYFSSDVSSQLISILRPHLTPYPTNPDPFFSSYESMPADAHLFYKVITDNTNRLPKVSDSMVHSQLLTELLPFQRKTVKWLLEKESMVYDDVTKTARYQPLLDEDLVSSLLLYPEVDHEQLDKSIEPVLNKLCYGWNRALYKEDICWVNELTGNIFTRDTAVSFLLENYKELNQEPIPARGLLSEEMGLGKTVEIIDLILLNPRPSDEVGKEIRLQLQKEGDIRTLVKAKTTLITAPQTIIHQWYNEISRFSPGLSVTIYRGLGKYPELANIPSYIGEYLRRFDIVLLNYANMSSEADYANYTSRHMTTRGGKKRTKNEVSVEDEGQTRSTVIADSFKAEFEFFDNSQTQADFVLNQKRYEKAVLEEMAAKVRRQDLSKIPHTAYYESPLMSSQWWRVIMDEVQMVSSVASNAFNTASLIPRFHSWGVSGTPARSVAVLQFLRFPPFNYDISKYCWKKVTQYPESNVDFVKVWSTLALRHTKAMVDDDIKLPPQRRILLTVPFTKVEQDKYNQMFESCLASIGIHLDKDQKPSRIEFSQSDCVHLRSWLVKLRQLCGNLQIGNLPNFKGRKGKLLLQGLPEMKTLQSVLDDMMNSVLSEINEGERAVVSRLLDIAQLLEFVLLPEKVIEILDGALEETSRLMFRIDGRLSKEVAKLNGLRSFLKKRDLLSKKQLATGSDSEDEDSYDDQEEVAKKVKEEDKSESTETEVNEAMGKFNSLKESTSADRIKLRSLKLLQHKCYFLLASAHFQLYDEEYQKKIAEKKVEFDTLSTLESNIIGTKILNTDEIYSLQHVSGADDDVRFQSPNYLRDFKPLETLSLEEQKIEQHRYLESKYYELAEQCRKDILRHSIKDVHNVTNKRILNKPSMDKTKFVNDGQSIFPKTSRKLIKGLPKIDINELRQLVGTAKVKQTMFQFENLIVELNKQASVISDFVEQLVQVLCNPLLSDEKSPDGEEYEKSLEDQDRASCLLVVISQLLMDRSNAILERKTRSTEVLKKQEKDLREESRRVTDKAFLKVLQKNRAECKPKSDLSFEELLQDVRLLEHEYKTTNNMQEESFHEVAEILRTIFDNEKNCEELLQKEMSTCYNAVFNARVEYFKQLQQISDSVQGKTYCTEQDNLQAPKINSEVASHLMLFTAAQRKLTRAVSRFRYLSTLIPQEQQSLKSEEKDSYENDCIICQSQIIVGSLTPCGHKFCKACLEEWLKTRSNCPVCKSYTIRDTVHHFTHYESDLKAQAVENGTHVPVHPKDSPDTSAVHQVYRQLDDETLTKISNMKLENSYGSKVDLIVKQVLYLRSQDPDTQIVVFSQWQDLLVILAFAFDMAGITYVSAKGSHVAQYKSRKEDPVEEFKRKDDIKTCFLLNAQAQASGLTLINATHIFLCEPLVNTPVELQAISRIHRIGQTKITTVWMFGIENSVEENIVALGTRNRLEYLKANAREVQKHKRKRRKIENSESRTDLDRDAEGPLADDALKTAESYALSLGLTSEKSTGRVFSGISESVSDMDLPQVYFGNFATTKLADHSHSH; translated from the coding sequence ATGACAGTGCTGGAGGGCGACAAAACTGTTGTCGCCTCCGAAATCTTAGAGTTTGATCTTGAGCTCATATTAAACTATGCAGCCACAGAGACAGACGGACAGTTGAAGACTAAGAAGCCCAAAGCGAAATCCGAACAGAAAGATGAGTGGTTCGCAGTTATAGAACGCTATGTTTCTAGCAGATGTGTCTCACCTGTGACACTATCTCGTGCTGCACTTTCTGGCCACTTGAATAGAGGTATCAAAAGCGATCAGCCAGGGATCTTCACGTTCTCCACAGATACTTTTGATATTAAAGCTGGTACCACAAACCCTACAGTTCTTGTACTTCAGAGCCGACAAAAGAGTGTTCTAAAGAAAGGCACTTTTGTATCATTAAATTTCACGGAAGAAGCCGAAAGATCATTGATATTTAATGAGTTGAGGttcatcaccaacagaCTAAAGAAATGCAAGGCTCATTTCGATATTCCTAAAATGCAGTTGGATATTGTTTTAGATACGAGGACAAGAAGTGTCGAAGTGGACTTATCATACAAGGTGGTGCTTGAGCCGCTGTTCTACAGGTACTTCTCATCTGATGTATCTTCCCAACTTATTTCTATTCTTCGCCCACACCTTACGCCTTATCCGACCAATCCTGATCCCTTCTTCAGTAGCTATGAGTCCATGCCAGCTGATGCCCATTTATTCTATAAGGTAATAACGGACAACACCAACCGGTTGCCAAAAGTGTCTGATTCAATGGTACATTCACAATTACTCActgagcttcttccatttcaaagaaaaacagTGAAATGGCTTTTAGAGAAGGAAAGTATGGTATATGACGATGTAACAAAAACAGCCAGGTATCAGCCTCTACTAGATGAGGATCTTGTCTCTTCGCTACTTCTTTATCCTGAGGTTGACCATGAGCAGCTTGACAAAAGTATAGAGCCCGTCCTCAATAAGCTATGTTACGGATGGAATAGAGCTCTTTACAAAGAAGATATATGCTGGGTCAACGAGCTTACCGGCAATATATTCACGCGAGATACCGCAGTAAGTTTCCTCCTTGAGAACTACAAGGAATTGAATCAAGAGCCTATTCCAGCTCGCGGGCTTCTTTCAGAAGAAATGGGGCTTGGGAAGACAGTAGAAATTATAGACCTAATATTATTGAATCCCCGTCCTTCAGATGAAGTGGGTAAGGAAATTCGATTGCAACTCCAAAAGGAGGGAGATATAAGAACGCTAGTCAAGGCGAAAACAACACTCATTACTGCACCACAGACTATCATACATCAATGGTATAACGAAATATCCCGATTTAGCCCAGGATTGCTGGTAACAATCTATCGAGGCTTGGGAAAGTACCCTGAGCTTGCCAACATACCAAGTTATATTGGCGAATACTTGAGGCGGTTTGACATTGTGTTGTTGAATTATGCAAATATGTCTAGTGAAGCTGACTATGCGAATTACACATCGAGGCACATGACCACTCGAGGAGGCAAGAAGAGGACCAAGAATGAAGTcagtgttgaagatgaaggtCAAACGAGGTCGACTGTAATCGCTGATTCCTTCAAAGCTGaatttgaattttttgacAACTCGCAAACGCAGGCTGACTTCGTATTAAATCAAAAAAGATACGAGAAAGCGGTACTAgaggaaatggctgcaaaagtcCGGAGGCAGGACTTGAGCAAAATACCACACACTGCCTACTATGAATCTCCCCTCATGCTGTCACAATGGTGGCGCGTTATAATGGATGAGGTTCAAATGGTGTCATCAGTAGCCTCGAATGCCTTCAATACCGCTTCTCTCATTCCTCGCTTTCATTCGTGGGGCGTTTCAGGAACTCCAGCAAGACTGGTTGCTGTCTTACAGTTCTTACGATTTCCTCCATTCAACTACGATATATCAAAATATTGCTGGAAGAAAGTGACTCAATATCCTGAAAGTAACGTTGACTTCGTAAAGGTGTGGCTGACTTTAGCGCTACGTCATACCAAAGCGATGGTAGACGACGACATCAAGCTTCCACCACAGAGGAGAATCTTGCTCACGGTGCCATTTACTAAAGTCGAGCAAGACAAGTATAACCAGATGTTCGAGTCATGCTTGGCATCAATCGGAATTCACCTAGACAAAGACCAGAAGCCAAGTCGGATAGAGTTCTCCCAATCTGACTGCGTACATTTAAGGTCATGGCTTGTGAAGTTGAGACAGCTCTGTGGTAATCTACAGATTGGTAATCTTCCCAACTTTAAGGGCAGAAAAGGTAAGCTTTTGCTTCAGGGATTGCCCGAGATGAAGACGTTGCAAAGTGTTCTTGACGACATGATGAACTCCGTGCTTTCTGAAATaaatgaaggagaaagagcGGTAGTTAGTCGGCTACTAGACATTGCACAACTACTAGAGTTCGTTTTGCTTCCCGAGAAAGTGATTGAGATTTTAGATGGTGCATTGGAAGAAACTCTGCGATTAATGTTCCGTATTGATGGCCGTTTGCTGAAAGAGGTTGCTAAACTAAATGGACTTCGATCGTTCCTCAAGAAGCGTGATCTTCTCTCCAAGAAGCAACTTGCAACGGGCTCCGACTCcgaagatgaagattcGTATGACGATCAGGAAGAGgttgcaaagaaagtaaaGGAGGAGGATAAATCAGAATCCACAGAAACAGAGGTAAATGAAGCCATGGGGAAATTCAACAGTTTGAAAGAGAGCACAAGTGCTGATCGGATCAAACTTAGGTCCCTAAAATTACTTCAACACAAATGTTATTTCTTGCTTGCATCAGCACACTTCCAGCTATATGACGAGGaataccaaaaaaaaattgcagagaaaaaagTCGAGTTTGACACATTGAGCACCTTGGAGAGCAACATTATTGGAACAAAGATTTTGAACACTGACGAGATCTACAGCTTGCAGCATGTCAGTGGagctgatgatgatgtgCGTTTTCAAAGCCCTAATTACTTGAGAGACTTCAAACCCTTAGAAACACTAAGTCTTGAGGAACAAAAAATCGAACAGCACAGGTACCTTGAACTGAAATATTATGAACTAGCTGAGCAATGCAGAAAAGATATCTTGAGACATTCGATTAAAGATGTTCACAATGTTACTAATAAAAGAATTCTTAATAAACCGTCAATGGATAAAACCAAATTTGTGAATGACGGTCAGTCAATCTTTCCCAAAACTTCGAGAAAACTCATTAAGGGCCTACCTAAGATTGATATCAATGAGTTACGTCAGTTAGTCGGAACAGCCAAAGTTAAGCAAACCATGTTTCAATTTGAGAATCTTATTGTCGAGCTTAACAAACAGGCTTCAGTTATCTCAGACTTTGTTGAGCAGCTTGTTCAGGTGTTGTGTAACCCTCTTCTATCCGACGAAAAAAGTCCTGATGGAGAAGAGTATGAGAAATCATTGGAAGATCAAGATAGAGCTAGCTGTCTCTTGGTTGTCATTTCTCAGCTTTTGATGGATCGTTCTAATGCTATACTCGAACGTAAGACCCGCTCCACCGAAGTCTTGaaaaagcaagagaaagacCTACGAGAGGAAAGCAGACGTGTCACTGATAAGGCATTTCTTAAGGTGCTTCAGAAGAATCGTGCAGAATGTAAGCCAAAATCCGACTTATCCTTTGAGGAGCTTCTACAAGACGTGAGACTCCTCGAACATGAATACAAAACCACGAACAATATGCAAGAAGAGTCATTTCATGAAGTTGCTGAAATCTTAAGGACGATTTTTGATAATGAAAAAAACTGTGAAGAACTATTGCAAAAAGAGATGAGCACATGTTATAATGCGGTCTTTAATGCGAGAGTGGAGTACTTCAAACAGCTACAACAAATTTCTGATAGTGTCCAAGGAAAGACGTATTGTACGGAACAGGATAACCTTCAGGCTCCTAAAATCAATTCAGAAGTGGCCTCCCATTTGATGCTTTTCACTGCTGCTCAAAGAAAACTCACGAGAGCAGTCTCGAGATTTCGTTATCTTTCAACGTTGATCCCTCAGGAGCAACAATCATTAAAATCAGAGGAGAAAGACTCATATGAAAATGATTGCATAATTTGCCAATCACAGATAATTGTCGGCTCATTGACACCTTGCGGTCACAAATTTTGCAAGGCGTGTTTAGAGGAGTGGTTGAAAACACGCTCTAATTGTCCTGTTTGCAAGTCATACACCATAAGAGACACTGTTCATCACTTTACGCATTACGAATCAGACCTTAAAGCTCAAGCTGTTGAAAACGGTACACACGTTCCGGTTCATCCTAAGGACTCTCCTGATACCTCTGCCGTTCATCAGGTTTACAGGCAGCTAGATGATGAAACACTCACAAAAATCTCAAACATGAAGCTCGAAAACTCTTACGGCTCTAAAGTTGATCTTATAGTAAAGCAGGTTCTATACTTAAGGAGTCAAGATCCGGACACGCAGATTGTGGTTTTCAGTCAGTGGCAGGACCTTTTGGTTATTCTCGCATTTGCATTTGATATGGCAGGCATAACTTACGTGTCAGCCAAAGGTTCGCATGTTGCCCAGTACAAAAGCAGAAAAGAGGATCCTGTCGAAGagttcaaaagaaaagatgatatcaaaacttgttttttgttgaacGCTCAAGCACAAGCGAGTGGTCTTACTCTTATCAATGCGACTCACATCTTCTTGTGTGAACCTTTGGTGAACACCCCGGTTGAACTTCAGGCTATTTCACGTATTCATCGTATTGGACAGACAAAGATTACAACAGTATGGATGTTTGGAATTGAAAACTCAGTCGAGGAGAATATCGTGGCGTTGGGCACCAGAAATAGATTAGAATATCTCAAAGCCAATGCTAGGGAAGTACAAAAGcacaagaggaagagaaggaagattGAAAATAGTGAGAGCAGAACTGATTTGGACCGTGATGCCGAGGGTCCCTTGGCCGATGATGCCCTAAAAACTGCCGAATCATATGCGTTGTCACTCGGTTTGACGTCTGAAAAGAGTACAGGAAGAGTTTTCTCTGGAATTAGCGAGTCTGTGAGTGACATGGATTTACCACAAGTCTACTTTGGTAATTTTGCGACAACAAAGTTAGCTGATCATTCCCATTCACATTAA
- the RFA2 gene encoding Rfa2p, with protein sequence MEYDNYGEGGFNVDAQYSDYNNSQRQQTRSSLSPVTIKEINEATQPVPDGEFMIHNVALNMVSFIGIIRKVDNNSSAVTITIEDGTGSMEVRKWIDEKVSTAAEEAEKFQALENKYVYVTGGLKEFNSKKSIQHANIREITDHNEVAYHMLYAISNYLEAQGILNKAPKKEENGLFVKDNDLSTSGGTDVTRRIEKVIDDNTGSMQEGVPISWISETLGLPIDVVRDQCQHLSEQGKIYQGYDEGSFLSVNA encoded by the coding sequence ATGGAATACGACAATTACGGAGAAGGCGGCTTCAACGTGGATGCCCAGTACTCAGACTACAATAACTCTCAACGTCAGCAAACTAGATCCTCGCTAAGTCCTGTTacaatcaaggagatcaatgAGGCTACTCAACCCGTTCCTGATGGCGAATTCATGATACACAATGTGGCGTTGAATATGGTGTCATTCATTGGTATTATAAGAAAGGTTGATAACAACAGTAGTGCAGTCACAATAACAATTGAGGATGGTACAGGGTCGATGGAAGTGAGGAAGTGGATCGACGAGAAGGTCTCTACTGCCGCAGAGGAAGCTGAAAAGTTCCAGGCCTTGGAAAACAAATACGTCTACGTCACAGGTGGATTGAAGGAGTTCAACCTGAAAAAGAGTATTCAACACGCAAACATTCGAGAAATAACTGACCACAATGAGGTTGCTTACCACATGTTGTATGCCATTTCTAACTATTTGGAAGCACAGGGTATATTAAACAAggctccaaagaaagaggaaaaCGGCCTCTTTGTAAAAGATAATGACCTCTCCACAAGTGGAGGAACGGATGTTACGAGACGGATCGAAAAAGTCATCGATGATAATACGGGGTCCATGCAAGAGGGCGTTCCAATTTCTTGGATTAGTGAAACCTTGGGTCTTCCCATCGATGTAGTCAGAGACCAGTGTCAGCACTTGTCGGAGCAAGGTAAAATCTACCAGGGATATGATGAAGGTTCGTTCTTGAGTGTCAATGCATAA
- the FLU1 gene encoding Flu1p, whose translation MSSRDPIEEVSDNAFPEHTKPPQVSEPGASHVPSSQQKPSDSISSSTRQSSSQDNDPEHSGYLEKDNSDSYAPRPFTGSDMEAHRRPSTETHSFADEELSREMSRRLTNADELQKLALESKEPLPRMGGGKDYPPMLSKRDPYAVAYDGPDDPLFPQNWSLTKKVICCVNVGLSALSVSLGSAMFAEGSAQLQELFHVGSTVATLGTSLFVFGFASGPVIWGPMSELYGRKVVLLPSMLGYVCFCMMVGAAKDIQMVMICRFFAGFVGAAPLVVAPAVLADIFDAKSRGKAMSIFAMVLFGGPMLAPIMGGFISKNPHMGWRWTSYIAGLIGALSLICISFLLDETHSGIILISKAEVLRRRTGNWGIHAPHEETSLSINEIVEKNISRPLVMLFTEPILFLVTLYNAFIYGLLYLFLTAVPLIFMGRYHWQQGVAELPYIAMFIGTFIGGLIAIYMEKGYIRAMEKNNGVPVPEARLPPMMVGGFFFAAGLFWLGWAGDFPDKVHWIVPTIGTVPIGAGLLMIFLPCLNYIIDCYLLYAASALAGNTFLRSAFGAAFPLFARQMFVNMHIKWAGTLLGCVAVVMIPVPFLFYHYGKRVREKSKYAFVI comes from the coding sequence ATGTCCTCGAGAGACCCCATTGAGGAGGTGCTGGACAATGCATTTCCAGAGCATACAAAACCCCCGCAGGTTTCCGAGCCGGGAGCTTCCCACGTTCCCAGCTCGCAACAAAAACCCTCTGactcaatttcttcttccacaagACAGTCCTCATCTCAGGATAATGACCCAGAACACCTGGGATACCTAGAGAAAGATAACAGTGACTCGTACGCACCAAGACCATTCACTGGCTCAGATATGGAAGCTCATCGTCGACCATCAACGGAAACACACTCTTTTGCGGACGAGGAATTATCCAGAGAAATGAGCCGGCGGTTGACCAACGCCGATGaactccaaaaacttgcaTTAGAATCCAAGGAGCCTCTTCCTAGAATGGGTGGCGGTAAAGACTATCCGCCTATGCTTTCCAAGAGAGATCCTTACGCGGTCGCGTACGATGGGCCGGATGATCCGCTATTTCCTCAGAATTGGTCCCTCACCAAAAAAGTGATTTGTTGTGTTAATGTTGGCTTGAGCGCATTAAGTGTTTCTCTTGGGTCCGCTATGTTTGCTGAAGGTAGTGCTCAGCTCCAGGAACTCTTTCATGTTGGCTCCACGGTTGCGACCTTGGGTACTTCgctctttgtttttggaTTCGCATCTGGCCCTGTTATCTGGGGTCCAATGTCTGAGTTGTATGGAAGAAAGGTCGTTCTTCTACCCTCCATGCTTGGGTATGTCTGCTTTTGTATGATGGTTGGCGCAGCTAAAGATATCCAAATGGTAATGATTTGCCGCTTCTTTGCTGGttttgttggtgctgctcCTTTGGTCGTGGCGCCAGCAGTCTTGGCTGACATTTTTGATGCGAAAAGCAGAGGGAAGGCCATGTCCATTTTTGCCATGGTTTTGTTTGGCGGTCCAATGTTGGCTCCTATAATGGGCGGATTTATCTCGAAGAATCCTCACATGGGATGGAGATGGACTTCTTACATCGCAGGCTTGATTGGCGCTTTATCCCTAATATGCATcagttttcttttggatgaAACTCATTCCGGAATCATTCTAATCTCTAAAGCTGAAGTcttgaggagaagaacaGGAAATTGGGGTATCCACGCACCTCACGAAGAGACTAGCTTGTCAATTAATGAGATagttgagaagaatatTTCCAGGCCATTGGTCATGTTATTTACTGAGCcaattttgtttttggtgaCCCTTTATAATGCTTTTATCTACGGCTTGCTTtacttgttcttgacaGCTGTGCCCTTGATTTTCATGGGTAGGTACCACTGGCAACAAGGAGTGGCTGAATTACCCTATATTGCAATGTTCATTGGTACATTCATTGGAGGTCTCATAGCAATCTACATGGAAAAAGGCTATATTAGAGCCATGGAAAAGAATAATGGAGTTCCAGTTCCAGAAGCAAGATTACCACCGATGATGGTTGgtggcttctttttcgcCGCTGGCCTTTTCTGGTTAGGGTGGGCCGGTGATTTCCCCGATAAGGTCCATTGGATTGTTCCCACAATAGGGACTGTCCCCATTGGTGCCGGCCTTCTTATGATTTTCTTACCGTGCTTGAACTACATTATTGACTGTTACTTACTTTACGCCGCCTCTGCTTTGGCAGGTAATACCTTTTTAAGATCTGCGTTTGGTGCAGCTTTTCCATTATTTGCTCGTCAAATGTTTGTCAACATGCATATCAAGTGGGCTGGAACCTTGTTGGGCTGTGTTGCCGTGGTGATGATACCCGTGCCCTTCTTATTCTACCACTATGGAAAGAGGGTCAGAGAGAAGTCGAAATACGCATTTGTTATTTAA